Within Rothia sp. ZJ932, the genomic segment AACCACCAGCTTCAACGGCATGACCATTGAGCCCGAAGTCTGCGAAGCTTTCCGACGGCTCATAGCTGCGGGGCATACCGTGGTACTGGCGTCGGCGCGTCCTATTCGCGATATTTTGCCCATGCTGCCCGCCGACCTCAAAGACATCACCTGTATTGGTGCTAACGGCGCTCTAATATATGAGGACGGCGAGGTGCGGGTACGTGCGGTCATTGACGCTGAGGCTTTCAACCGGGTGCGCGAGCTGATTCTGGAGCACACAGTTGATTTTGTGGCTGATTCTTCGCGCCACTACGCCTACTCGCTACCGCACAACCATTTTCTCATCGAACGCATCGACGTTAACCAGCTAGATACCAGGGTTGAGTTCGCGCAGTTGAAGCGTGCCACCAAGGTGATGATGCTGAATATTACCGACCGCGCCCTGCACCAGTTTCTGCACGATGAAGTTTCAAAGCTGAAAGTTGAGGTCGCTGAGCATGATGACCCCACCGGTGCCAACATTGATTTAACCGCCGCCGGGGTACATAAACAGGCTGCCCTTACAGAACTGCTAGACGGCGCCCCCTATATCGCCTTCGGCAACGACACCAACGACATTGAAATGCTACAGGGCGCTAGCTACGCGGTAGCGGTGGGCCCCAAAGAAGAGATTATTGCCCTCGGCGATACGGCGGTGGACGCGCGTGGGCAGGCAGTTGCCCACGCCATCGACGTGCTGGTAGGAAACATACCGGTAGAAGTTTAGGACGCCTGAAAGTGCCACATCGGGGTCAAATACACCCCCTGATGGTACTTTCAGGCGTCCTAAAGAGTCTGTGGATTCTTATCTAAACACCTCGGTTAGATGCGGTAGTCCGACATTTCGAAAATTTGCAGGAACTGCTTGATGCGTTCGTTATCGGAGTTGAAGAATCCCTTAGGTTCGCCGTTGTACAGCAGGTTGCCGCCTTCAAGAAAAATGATGCGGTCGGCGACCCTCTGCGCGAACGCCATGTTGTGGGTGACAACTACCAGCGAGCGGTTTTCCTTCGCCAGGTTCATGAGGACGCGAATAACCTCGGCTTCAAGCTCGGGGTCAAGGGCGCTGGTGGGCTCATCAAAGAGCAGGTAGTCAGGTGATACAGCCAAAGCACGGGCTATTGCCACGCGCTGCTGCTGACCGCCCGAAAGATTGTCAGGGTAAGAATCTTTCTTCTCGCCCAAGCCCACTTTTTCAAGCAGGGAGAGGGCAAGCGCGTCCGCCTCTTTCTGACCCATCTTGCCATTGAGAACCGGTGCAAGTGCTACGTTTTGCGCGGCGGTGTAGTGCGGGAACAGGTTAAAGTTTTGAAAGACCATCGCTGAATGTTTGCGGATGGTGCGTACCTGCTCGTCGGTGAGTTTGCTACCGAAGTCGATGCGGTCGCCCTCGATGCTGAGACTACCAGATTCGGGGGTTTCGAGCAGATTGAGGCAGCGTAGCAGGGTTGATTTGCCCGAACCGGAGGGACCTAGGATGACGGTGGTTTCACCGCTAGTTAGCTCAAGTGAGATGTTGTTAAGTACGGTGTTGTCACCGAAACTTTTGGTGAGGTGATCGAGGCTAAGCATTAGCGTTCCTTACGTAGCGGCTGCTGCGCTTTTCGAGCAGATTCTGACCCCAGGAGAGTACGGTGACAATTAGCAGGTAGAGTACGGCGACTTCGAGGTACATGGCAAGGGGTTCGTAGGTGCGTGCGGCAACCTGCTTGCCTGATTGGAAGAGATCTACCAACGAAATGGTAGAGACCAGGGCGGTACCTTTGACCAGGTCGATGAGGTCGTTGCCCAGTGGTGGCAGCGCGATACGGGTTGCCTGCGGAATGATCACATGGCGTAGGGTCTGCATTTGGGTGAAGTTCAGGGTGCGGGCTGCTTCAAATTGCCCGCGGGGAATGGAAGCAACGGACGCGCGGAAGGTCTCTGCGACGTAGGCACCGGTGTTCAGGCTCAAAGTAATAATCGCTGCCGTCCAAGTATCAAGGGTGATACCAACTTTAGGCAGACCGTAAAAAATTAGGAAGAGCTGCACCAACAGCGGGGTACCGCGAAAAACCCAAATGTAGAACCGTGACAGCCAGTTCAACGGATTCTTAGCAGATCGCGAGCGCATTGCGGTAGCCACGATGCCAATGAGCAGCGAGAGGCCAAAGGCAATGAGGGTGAGCGGAAGCGTCACCTTCACCATTGCTTCAAGCAGGGAGGGGAGGGACTGAATCCAGAGTTCTATGTAGCGATCCATGGGTGCTTTCGGGTGCTGGTGCGGTAAAAGTGCAAGAAAAACCTTTCCTTGGGGTTACGGGGTTTTTCTTGCACTTTTGCGCACGTGGGGTGTTTACGCCTTGGGTGAGAGGTCAGCCTTAACGTATTTTTCGTAGATTGCTTTCAGGTTGCCGTTTTCGAGGTGTTTGGTGAGCGATTCGTCGATGGCGGCTTTGAGTTCTTCGGCACCCTTTTCCATGAGGATAGCGGCTTCTGCGCCGTCGCCGAGTGTACCGTCGAGCAGGCGCAGATTGGCGTCGGGGTGCTCTTCCATGTATGCCTGGAAGGTCACGAAGTCGTTGCCGGTCAGATCAGCGCGACCTGAGAGTACCTGTTCGATTGCCTCGTCGAAGCCGGTGACGGGAATAATGGTTGCGCCGCGTTCTTCAACGAGGGTGCGGAAGTTTGAGGTTTCTGACTGGGCGGCGCTCTTGCCGGCGAGGTCGTCGATGCTCTGTAGCTCTGAATCCTTGAGTACACCCACGCGTCCTTCTGATACTGCGTAGGGTACGGAGAAGTCGTACTTCTGCTTGCGTTCTTCGGTGGGTGAGACGTTGTTGATGACGATGTCGTAGCGATCAGCGTCAACGCCTGCAATCAGGGAGTCCCAGGGGGTTTCGATGTATTCAGCTTTAACGCCGAGGTCTTTGGCGATCAGGTCAGCGATTTCTTTTTCGAAGCCGACGAGGTCGCCTGATTCGTCATGGTAGCCAAAGGGCTTGAAGGTGCCTTCCATGCCGATGCGGATTTTGCCGGCGTCCTTGATGGCCTGCAGTTTGTCGGTGGCATCGGCAGGTGCTGCACCGTCGCTGGTATTGGTGGAGCATGCCGCCAAAACGGTGCCAAGAGCGCCGAGACCGAACATTTGCAGGGCAGCTTTACGGGTTACTTCAAGAGCCATGAGAGTTTCTCTCTTTCATCAGGTAGTTGGTGTTTTTGAAAATCTAAGGGGGGTCGGACGCGCTTAGGCGGCGTCAAGGGCGGTTCGCAGGTCGGTGAGTAGGTCATCGAGGTCTTCGATTCCAACAGCTACGCGCAGGAGGTTATTCCCTACCTGGGAGTCGGCAAGATGTTCAGGGGCGTAGGCGCCCTGAGTCATGGTGGCAGGTAGGCAGATGAGTGATTCAATGCCACCGAGCGAAACAGCGAAAGTGAAGACCTTGAGGTTATCGAGGAAGGTTTTAATGTCTTTGCCTTCTACCAGGGTAAAGGAGAAGAGCGCGCCGATGCCCTTTGCTTGGCGGTTGTGAATCTCGGCTTCGCTTTCGCTGGCTGACCCTGCGTAGAAGATGTCTTCAACGGCAGGGTGTTCGCGTAGCATCTCAAGGATAGCCAAAGTATTCTCTTGCTGACGTTCCATGCGGATCGCGAGAGTTTTGACGTTCTGCATGAGACGGTAAGAATCCATCGGGGGCAAAATACCGCCGGAAATGAGTTGCGCCTTGAAAACCTGTTCGTCAATATCAACAGAGTTAGTGGTGACTACGCCGCCCAGCAAATCACCGTGACCTGCCAAGTACTTGGTCGCTGACTGCACCACTACGTCCGCGCCCAGCTCAAGCGGCAGCTGCAAATAGGGAGTCATGAAGGTGTTATCAACAACCAGCAACGCCCCGTTACGGTGGGCAATTTCAGCAATGCGAGCAATATCAGCAACGCGCAGGGTGGGGTTGGTGGGGGTCTCCAAAAAGACCATCTTCACATTGCCCTCAAAATCGGCGTCTGTCAGGGTGGAGAAGTCATGAATAAAACGGGTTTCAATGCCACGCTTGGGCAGCTCGATAGTGGCAAAACGGTAGTTACCACCGTAAACAGGCATGCCCAACAGCATCGTTTCACCGGTTTTCAGCATGCCCATCACAGCCGCAGTTGCGCCCATACCCGAGGCGAAAACGCGGGCGTGCGCTGCGCCCTCAATTTTCGCCAGAGTGGTCTCAACATTGGCACGGGTGGGGTTGCCACCGCGCTGGTACTCGAAAGGTCCCTCTTCAAAAGTGGTGGGCTGACCGAACGTCGACGCCAAGTAAATCGGGGGAACAATCGCCTCATTCTCAACGTTTTCAATGGCGTGAATAGCGCGGGTAGTAAAACCTGACATGTGCTCTTCTTTCGTGCTGATGGCATTCGGTGTATGCACACCGATAGTTGGGCTATTTTATGTTCCTTCGCCCCTGCACCCGTAATCAATATGAAGCTTTATGACACTGTGCCCTCCATCCAAGACCCCATCGTTCGGAACTCCAAGGCAATTTCTGGTGGCTCTCGCACAGTGCCCAACGCTACGATAACTCTATGCACCCTCACCTCATTGCCGAGCATTTCACCCTGCGACCTCTACGCCGGGCAGATGCACCAGAACTTACCGAAGCCTGCCAAGACCCCGAGATTCTGCGCTGGTGCGCGAGCATTCCCCTGAACTACACTGAACAAGACGTTCTTGGCTTTATTGAGTACACGCAAGATGCCGGTAAGCGCGGAGCAGAGTACGTGTGGGCTATCGATTACTCGGGAGTTCTTGCCGGGGTGGTGACCTTACGATGCGCTACCCCCGATACAGCAGAACTAGGTTTCTGGGCGACACCCACCCTGCGCGGGCGGGGTATCATCACCGAAGCCTGCCACCTGGTGCTGGGGTTCGTCTTTGACCCTGCGGGGCTGAGCTTAGAGTCGGTGGAATGGACGGCAATCTACGGTAATGACACCAGCTACCGGGTTGCTCAAAAGCTCGGCTTCAGCGATATTGAGTTTATTGAGAATGGAACCCCCGACCGTCCCGACGTCGCCGGTGTGCCCCGCCGGGCGGACGCTTGGCACGCGTCCATGACCCGTGAGCAGTGGTTGGACGCCAATTTTAGGGTCTAAATGCCACTTCTTCTAAAATTTACGCGACAGATTGCGTCCCTCACTGCATCATATGCAGACTTCGTCTAACCTATCCGCTAAAACGCTGACTGCAGAGGTGACCATCAAAAGTAATGCTGACCGTACATATCGCGGTCAGCATTACTTTTAGCGGTCACCTCCGAGGCGCGCAGACGAACACCAGGTGAAAACGTCCTCCTTCTTAGTACCCCCCCCCCCGAAAACAAAAGTGCCCCACCCCGGATAAACCGGGTGAGGCACTTTTGGAAAATCCTATATGAGGGGATTAGCCACCGTATGCTGCGCTCATGGAGATGTAGATAGGAGCGGACGCTGCCGGCAGGTTAGCAGAGAACACCTTGGTGCCCATGCCTTCCCAGCCACCGTGGACTGCCTGACCGTTGCCAATGTAAACAGCGATGTGTGACTGACCGAAGCCGTTGGATGCGTAGTAAATCAAGTCGCCGGGCTGGGCTTCAGCGGCGCTCACAACGTTACCCAGTGACATGTAACCTACGGGCCAACCGTGGTAGTTCACGCCAGCTGCCTTGATGGAGTTGGTAGCCAGCAAGGTGCAATCGAACTGTGCGTTCTGCGCTGCGTATGCCAGGGCAGCTGATACGACAGCCTGACGCTGAGCGCTGATGTTCTGTGAGGGTGCAGGAGCTGCAACAGGTGCCTTGGGGGCTTCCTGAGCAGGTGCAGGAGCTGCTACATGAGCTACAGTTGCGATGTTCACTGCAGGAGCGGCGGGCGCGGGCGCTGCAACAGGAGCCTTCTCTTCAACTGCGGGAGCCGCAGGAGCAGGTGCTACTGCCTCGGGTGCGGGTGCTTCTTCAACAACCTCAGCCTGTGCAGCTTCTTCAGCGGCAACCTTCTCAGCCTCAGCAGCTTCTTCTGCCGCCTGAGCCTG encodes:
- a CDS encoding HAD-IIB family hydrolase is translated as MHFVFDVDGTTSFNGMTIEPEVCEAFRRLIAAGHTVVLASARPIRDILPMLPADLKDITCIGANGALIYEDGEVRVRAVIDAEAFNRVRELILEHTVDFVADSSRHYAYSLPHNHFLIERIDVNQLDTRVEFAQLKRATKVMMLNITDRALHQFLHDEVSKLKVEVAEHDDPTGANIDLTAAGVHKQAALTELLDGAPYIAFGNDTNDIEMLQGASYAVAVGPKEEIIALGDTAVDARGQAVAHAIDVLVGNIPVEV
- a CDS encoding amino acid ABC transporter ATP-binding protein; the encoded protein is MLSLDHLTKSFGDNTVLNNISLELTSGETTVILGPSGSGKSTLLRCLNLLETPESGSLSIEGDRIDFGSKLTDEQVRTIRKHSAMVFQNFNLFPHYTAAQNVALAPVLNGKMGQKEADALALSLLEKVGLGEKKDSYPDNLSGGQQQRVAIARALAVSPDYLLFDEPTSALDPELEAEVIRVLMNLAKENRSLVVVTHNMAFAQRVADRIIFLEGGNLLYNGEPKGFFNSDNERIKQFLQIFEMSDYRI
- a CDS encoding amino acid ABC transporter permease, with the protein product MDRYIELWIQSLPSLLEAMVKVTLPLTLIAFGLSLLIGIVATAMRSRSAKNPLNWLSRFYIWVFRGTPLLVQLFLIFYGLPKVGITLDTWTAAIITLSLNTGAYVAETFRASVASIPRGQFEAARTLNFTQMQTLRHVIIPQATRIALPPLGNDLIDLVKGTALVSTISLVDLFQSGKQVAARTYEPLAMYLEVAVLYLLIVTVLSWGQNLLEKRSSRYVRNANA
- a CDS encoding transporter substrate-binding domain-containing protein, producing MALEVTRKAALQMFGLGALGTVLAACSTNTSDGAAPADATDKLQAIKDAGKIRIGMEGTFKPFGYHDESGDLVGFEKEIADLIAKDLGVKAEYIETPWDSLIAGVDADRYDIVINNVSPTEERKQKYDFSVPYAVSEGRVGVLKDSELQSIDDLAGKSAAQSETSNFRTLVEERGATIIPVTGFDEAIEQVLSGRADLTGNDFVTFQAYMEEHPDANLRLLDGTLGDGAEAAILMEKGAEELKAAIDESLTKHLENGNLKAIYEKYVKADLSPKA
- a CDS encoding PLP-dependent aspartate aminotransferase family protein, with protein sequence MSGFTTRAIHAIENVENEAIVPPIYLASTFGQPTTFEEGPFEYQRGGNPTRANVETTLAKIEGAAHARVFASGMGATAAVMGMLKTGETMLLGMPVYGGNYRFATIELPKRGIETRFIHDFSTLTDADFEGNVKMVFLETPTNPTLRVADIARIAEIAHRNGALLVVDNTFMTPYLQLPLELGADVVVQSATKYLAGHGDLLGGVVTTNSVDIDEQVFKAQLISGGILPPMDSYRLMQNVKTLAIRMERQQENTLAILEMLREHPAVEDIFYAGSASESEAEIHNRQAKGIGALFSFTLVEGKDIKTFLDNLKVFTFAVSLGGIESLICLPATMTQGAYAPEHLADSQVGNNLLRVAVGIEDLDDLLTDLRTALDAA
- a CDS encoding GNAT family N-acetyltransferase; protein product: MHPHLIAEHFTLRPLRRADAPELTEACQDPEILRWCASIPLNYTEQDVLGFIEYTQDAGKRGAEYVWAIDYSGVLAGVVTLRCATPDTAELGFWATPTLRGRGIITEACHLVLGFVFDPAGLSLESVEWTAIYGNDTSYRVAQKLGFSDIEFIENGTPDRPDVAGVPRRADAWHASMTREQWLDANFRV
- a CDS encoding NlpC/P60 family protein, producing the protein MRYLSVGAAGVLISGALLAAANPATADSEVIVDPTPSLEAFAAEQLTKFDKWTPAEYDAVAHAQRIAEVKAAQAEKVAAEEAAQAQAAEEAAEAEKVAAEEAAQAEVVEEAPAPEAVAPAPAAPAVEEKAPVAAPAPAAPAVNIATVAHVAAPAPAQEAPKAPVAAPAPSQNISAQRQAVVSAALAYAAQNAQFDCTLLATNSIKAAGVNYHGWPVGYMSLGNVVSAAEAQPGDLIYYASNGFGQSHIAVYIGNGQAVHGGWEGMGTKVFSANLPAASAPIYISMSAAYGG